Proteins encoded by one window of Blautia luti:
- a CDS encoding carbohydrate ABC transporter permease, giving the protein MKQKNGFVRWIQSGKVNRNLCIFTFMLVPLLLLIVFTYIPFGKMVQFSFYDMKYIGARKFVGWKNYIDVFTRDDCFRALKISLYYIFASFIQLGLALYFATILSFKTKCSGLFKGFMFFPYLVCGIAVGFVFKFFYTRGFVLDTVLQWCGFQLDNLPYWLKDTRINNISVAATSIWRYMGQQMVLFIGAIMSVDSSLYEAAAIDGANGWAKFRYVILPSIKTIVVLNMILSITGSLSVFEPPYVITGGNFGTGSYFVIMNKLAHENQKVGLASAMAIVLLVLIMIATAIQKWVERYFFGVGDQEAIRTVRKREKRLAMEAKGGTH; this is encoded by the coding sequence ATGAAACAGAAGAATGGATTTGTTCGCTGGATACAATCGGGAAAAGTAAACCGTAATCTCTGTATTTTTACATTTATGCTGGTACCACTGCTCCTGCTTATTGTATTTACTTATATTCCATTTGGAAAAATGGTACAGTTCAGTTTTTATGATATGAAATATATCGGGGCACGTAAATTTGTAGGCTGGAAAAATTATATAGATGTGTTTACCAGAGATGATTGTTTCCGGGCTTTGAAGATCAGCCTTTACTACATATTTGCCTCTTTTATCCAGTTAGGACTTGCTCTTTATTTTGCAACTATTCTGAGTTTCAAAACAAAATGCAGCGGTTTATTCAAAGGATTTATGTTTTTCCCATATCTGGTATGTGGTATTGCAGTAGGCTTCGTATTTAAATTCTTCTATACCAGAGGCTTCGTTCTTGATACCGTACTTCAGTGGTGCGGCTTTCAGCTGGATAATCTTCCTTACTGGCTGAAGGATACACGTATTAACAATATTTCAGTAGCTGCCACCTCTATCTGGAGATATATGGGACAGCAGATGGTACTGTTCATCGGTGCGATCATGTCTGTGGATTCTTCTCTTTATGAAGCAGCTGCGATTGACGGCGCAAACGGATGGGCGAAATTCCGTTATGTAATCCTTCCAAGCATTAAAACAATCGTTGTATTAAATATGATTCTTTCCATTACTGGTTCTCTGAGTGTATTCGAGCCACCTTATGTTATTACAGGCGGTAACTTTGGAACAGGAAGTTACTTTGTAATCATGAATAAACTGGCACATGAAAATCAGAAGGTTGGTCTTGCATCTGCAATGGCGATTGTATTACTGGTTCTGATCATGATTGCTACAGCTATCCAGAAATGGGTTGAAAGATACTTCTTCGGAGTTGGTGATCAGGAAGCGATCAGAACAGTCAGAAAGCGTGAGAAACGTCTGGCTATGGAAGCGAAAGGGGGCACACACTGA
- a CDS encoding DUF3878 family protein produces the protein MEDIMEDNFEKLNLLLEQELCEFVDISDGFTGQTENGELRLIYLMNDAVESFLVLKNARMTGNYVRDYEGEFEGSLEKADRDLCEAEYILVVHQGRNVFTVFFEDILLETHLFNYGELGHFWVKGYENLRVMEYQIAILRDKYEYLGEEYCTEQERKLAMLRDFPPLNYLFYPAVSEKYIVPVDNPWEVTAEALAVMQELAEEAGDEKLGKMLRRYGENPDISNARKIAEMLCRSSHLPVVTLLREKIREAASVYPDRDFGKEKNQYLCKLLAEAERKRSELHQKNVQAIIYREEPFIYDCDSISFQVYLMIVRKGVWKQKIMVEKM, from the coding sequence ATGGAAGATATAATGGAAGATAATTTTGAAAAATTAAATCTGCTTCTGGAGCAGGAACTGTGTGAGTTTGTGGATATTTCGGACGGCTTTACCGGACAGACGGAGAATGGAGAGTTACGTCTGATTTATCTGATGAATGATGCGGTGGAGAGCTTTCTGGTTTTGAAAAATGCCAGAATGACAGGAAATTATGTAAGGGATTATGAAGGGGAATTTGAAGGTTCTCTAGAGAAAGCGGACAGGGATTTATGTGAGGCAGAGTATATTCTGGTGGTTCATCAGGGGCGGAACGTGTTTACTGTATTCTTTGAAGATATTTTGCTGGAAACACATTTGTTCAACTATGGAGAGCTGGGACATTTCTGGGTGAAGGGCTATGAAAATCTCAGGGTAATGGAGTACCAGATTGCTATATTGCGTGATAAATATGAGTATCTGGGAGAAGAATATTGCACTGAGCAGGAACGAAAGCTGGCGATGCTGCGGGATTTCCCGCCGTTAAATTATCTTTTTTATCCTGCAGTATCGGAGAAGTATATTGTTCCGGTGGACAACCCATGGGAGGTAACAGCGGAAGCACTGGCAGTTATGCAGGAACTGGCAGAAGAAGCTGGAGATGAAAAACTGGGAAAAATGCTCAGGCGTTATGGAGAAAATCCGGATATATCAAATGCCAGAAAGATAGCCGAAATGCTTTGCAGGAGCAGTCATTTACCGGTGGTTACTCTGTTGAGAGAAAAAATCAGGGAAGCAGCTTCGGTCTACCCGGACAGAGATTTTGGGAAAGAAAAGAATCAGTATCTCTGTAAATTGCTGGCAGAGGCGGAAAGAAAAAGAAGTGAACTGCATCAAAAGAATGTGCAGGCTATTATATACAGAGAAGAACCTTTCATTTATGACTGTGATTCCATATCGTTTCAGGTATATCTTATGATTGTGAGAAAAGGTGTATGGAAGCAGAAAATAATGGTTGAGAAAATGTAA
- a CDS encoding M48 family metallopeptidase yields the protein MREFETKNNQEKFTCGEFEYQVIRSARKTMTLEVRRDGNVIVRAPLRTGLPRIKRFVSQKQDWVLGCLERTKEYREEKPLSADLSEAKRNVYIRKAKETITKRVSYFARLMGVSYRNITIREQKTRWGSCSSEKNLNFNWKLILAPPEVLDYVVVHELCHLKEMNHSKAFWDEVGKVMPDYETHKLWLKENGWRL from the coding sequence ATGAGAGAATTCGAAACAAAAAATAATCAGGAGAAATTCACCTGCGGAGAATTCGAATATCAGGTTATAAGAAGTGCCAGAAAAACCATGACTCTGGAGGTACGCAGGGACGGAAATGTGATTGTCCGTGCACCTCTTCGTACAGGTCTGCCACGGATTAAAAGATTTGTAAGCCAGAAGCAGGACTGGGTTCTGGGATGTCTGGAACGGACAAAAGAATACCGGGAAGAGAAGCCATTGAGTGCAGATCTGAGCGAGGCAAAACGGAATGTCTATATACGAAAAGCAAAAGAAACGATTACCAAAAGAGTCTCGTATTTTGCCAGACTCATGGGTGTTTCTTACCGCAATATCACCATCAGAGAACAGAAAACAAGATGGGGAAGCTGCAGCAGTGAGAAGAATCTGAACTTTAACTGGAAACTGATACTTGCACCGCCGGAAGTGCTGGATTATGTAGTAGTACATGAACTTTGCCATCTGAAAGAAATGAACCATTCGAAGGCATTCTGGGATGAAGTAGGAAAAGTAATGCCGGATTATGAGACGCACAAATTGTGGCTGAAAGAGAATGGATGGAGGTTGTAA
- a CDS encoding alpha-galactosidase: MAVHFNEDKKIFRLDTETSTYLMGLTPEGYLGHIYYGDRLYKATENYMLRMEEPPYTPSVNKREKSAFLDSFPMEYPTGGIGDYRESCLNVRNEAGQMGCEIHYVSHEIYNGKKTLKGLPASFGTEEEVQTLDILCEDEILGLQVVLSYSVFEKENVITRSVKLINKGDQKLKIEKIYSACLDMDNENFEMLTLHGSWARERHIQQGPLRYGKQMVSSTKGESSHQEHPFLALITPGTTQQQGKVYGMHFVYSGNFIGQAELNQFDSVRTVMGISKEEFGWILKAGEEFQAPEVVMTYSHEGLGEMTRSYHDFYRNHMIRSKYLHKKRPILINNWEATYFDFNTDKLLDIAREAKSCGIEMLVMDDGWFGVRNSDNCSLGDWKVNTDKITGGLKYLVDEVNKIGLEFGIWFEPEMISPNSDLYRAHPEWAIQIPGREATQSRQQYVLDLSRPEVLDYVYESVASILRSANIVYVKWDMNRQLSDLGSTYLGAEEQQELFHRYVLGVYALQERLVTEFPDLLLENCSGGGARFDPGMLYYSPQIWCSDDTDAIERLMIQEGTSLIYPLSTMGAHVSDCPNHAVGRVTPFETRGHVALAGTFGYELDVTKIPEEDRKMIPEQTKMYHKYHELVREGDYYRIASYRENHLYDCWAVAAKDKSEVLVTYVHVLSTPNAHSRRIFLQGFDPEAVYALEGTDEKYTGEMLMKCGFLVKGFWGDFRSKLYHFVKVNE; this comes from the coding sequence ATGGCTGTTCATTTTAATGAAGACAAGAAAATCTTCCGTCTGGATACGGAAACAAGTACTTACTTAATGGGATTAACTCCGGAGGGATATCTGGGACATATTTATTACGGAGACCGTTTATATAAAGCAACAGAGAATTACATGCTGCGTATGGAAGAGCCGCCGTACACACCATCTGTAAACAAGAGAGAGAAATCTGCCTTTCTGGACAGCTTTCCCATGGAATATCCCACAGGCGGAATCGGAGATTACCGTGAAAGCTGCCTGAATGTGCGCAATGAAGCAGGCCAGATGGGATGCGAGATCCACTATGTTTCCCACGAAATCTACAATGGCAAAAAAACACTCAAAGGACTTCCTGCATCTTTCGGCACAGAGGAAGAAGTGCAGACTCTGGATATCCTCTGTGAAGATGAGATTCTGGGACTGCAGGTAGTGTTAAGCTATTCTGTATTTGAAAAAGAGAATGTGATCACCAGAAGCGTGAAATTAATTAATAAGGGCGATCAGAAGCTTAAAATTGAGAAAATCTACAGTGCCTGCCTGGATATGGATAACGAGAACTTTGAGATGCTGACACTTCATGGCTCCTGGGCGAGAGAACGCCATATTCAGCAGGGACCGCTCCGTTATGGAAAACAGATGGTATCCTCCACAAAGGGAGAATCCAGTCATCAGGAGCATCCGTTCTTAGCTCTGATAACACCGGGAACCACTCAGCAGCAGGGCAAAGTTTACGGAATGCATTTCGTATATTCCGGAAACTTTATCGGACAGGCAGAGTTAAACCAGTTTGATTCTGTACGTACAGTTATGGGTATCAGCAAAGAAGAATTCGGCTGGATCCTGAAAGCGGGAGAAGAGTTCCAGGCGCCGGAAGTTGTTATGACTTATTCCCATGAAGGTCTGGGAGAAATGACCAGAAGCTATCATGATTTCTACAGAAACCACATGATCAGAAGCAAATATCTTCATAAGAAGAGACCAATCCTGATCAACAACTGGGAAGCCACCTACTTTGATTTCAACACTGATAAACTGTTAGATATCGCAAGAGAAGCGAAGTCCTGCGGCATTGAGATGCTGGTTATGGATGACGGCTGGTTTGGCGTTAGAAACAGTGATAACTGTTCTCTTGGCGACTGGAAAGTTAACACAGACAAGATCACAGGCGGACTGAAATATCTGGTAGATGAAGTAAACAAGATCGGCCTTGAGTTTGGTATCTGGTTTGAGCCGGAGATGATTTCTCCTAACTCTGATCTTTATAGGGCGCATCCGGAATGGGCAATCCAAATTCCTGGAAGAGAAGCAACACAGAGCAGGCAGCAGTACGTGCTTGATCTTTCCAGACCGGAAGTGCTGGATTATGTATATGAAAGCGTGGCTTCTATCTTAAGAAGTGCCAATATTGTTTATGTGAAATGGGATATGAACCGTCAGTTAAGTGATCTGGGAAGCACTTATCTGGGAGCGGAAGAGCAGCAGGAACTTTTCCATCGTTATGTTCTGGGGGTTTATGCACTGCAGGAGAGACTGGTTACAGAATTTCCTGATCTCCTTCTGGAAAACTGCTCCGGAGGTGGTGCACGTTTCGACCCGGGTATGTTATACTATAGTCCACAGATTTGGTGTTCCGATGACACAGATGCCATCGAGCGTCTGATGATCCAGGAAGGAACTTCCCTGATTTATCCGTTATCTACCATGGGTGCTCATGTGAGTGACTGTCCGAATCATGCAGTTGGCCGTGTGACACCGTTTGAAACAAGAGGGCATGTAGCACTGGCCGGTACTTTCGGATATGAGCTGGATGTAACTAAGATTCCGGAAGAAGACAGAAAGATGATTCCGGAACAGACAAAGATGTACCATAAATATCATGAACTGGTACGCGAGGGTGACTACTACAGGATTGCTTCCTACAGAGAGAATCATCTGTATGACTGCTGGGCAGTAGCTGCCAAAGATAAGAGTGAAGTTCTGGTAACTTACGTGCATGTACTGAGCACACCCAATGCTCACAGCAGAAGAATCTTCCTTCAGGGATTTGATCCGGAAGCTGTTTATGCACTGGAAGGAACAGATGAGAAATATACAGGTGAAATGCTGATGAAGTGTGGATTCCTTGTAAAAGGATTCTGGGGAGATTTCAGGAGTAAGCTGTATCATTTTGTGAAAGTAAACGAGTAA
- a CDS encoding LacI family DNA-binding transcriptional regulator: protein MGKVRMADIAAKVGVSTVTVHNALTGNKGVSDEMREKIQKVADELGYHQMTAAAKRERNKGGLRNIGVIISEKYLAAYTTFYWKMYQELVLVAADKNCMAAVEILKQDMEENFILPRIQEEHTVDALIVMGEISREYIHFMKKHTDVPVIFLDFYDKELAKDAVIADNFYGMYLMTGYLFEQGFTKMAYVGSIHVTSSIMDRYCGFYKAQLEHGRVLPEEWLIEDRDEKGYMDIKLPEHMPEAFVCNCDLAAGLLIVELEKQGYRVPEDVSVVGFDNYLYPGFPDKKITSYEVNTQVMVKVALEKALKQIKNPASGRGLSVVSGKIVEKESVRKKI from the coding sequence ATGGGGAAAGTAAGAATGGCTGATATTGCCGCAAAGGTAGGGGTCAGTACAGTGACAGTCCACAACGCTTTGACCGGCAATAAGGGCGTCAGTGATGAGATGCGGGAGAAAATCCAAAAGGTGGCAGATGAGCTGGGTTATCATCAGATGACGGCAGCAGCCAAGCGTGAAAGAAATAAAGGTGGCCTGCGCAATATCGGTGTCATTATTTCAGAGAAATATTTGGCGGCATATACTACTTTTTACTGGAAAATGTATCAGGAGCTTGTTTTGGTTGCTGCTGATAAGAATTGCATGGCTGCAGTGGAAATACTGAAGCAGGATATGGAGGAGAATTTTATCCTTCCGAGAATTCAGGAAGAACATACCGTAGATGCTCTGATCGTAATGGGGGAAATCAGCAGGGAATATATTCATTTTATGAAGAAACATACTGATGTGCCGGTAATATTTCTGGATTTCTATGACAAAGAGCTGGCTAAAGATGCAGTTATTGCAGATAACTTCTATGGAATGTACCTGATGACAGGATATCTGTTTGAACAGGGATTTACAAAGATGGCCTATGTTGGTTCTATTCATGTGACCAGCAGTATCATGGATCGTTACTGCGGTTTTTATAAAGCACAGTTAGAACATGGAAGGGTTCTTCCGGAGGAATGGTTGATCGAAGACCGTGATGAAAAAGGTTATATGGACATTAAGCTGCCGGAGCATATGCCGGAAGCCTTTGTCTGTAACTGTGACCTTGCAGCAGGGTTGTTGATCGTGGAATTGGAGAAACAGGGATATCGTGTACCGGAGGATGTTTCCGTAGTCGGTTTCGATAATTACCTGTATCCTGGATTCCCGGATAAAAAAATTACCAGTTATGAGGTAAATACCCAGGTAATGGTGAAGGTTGCACTGGAAAAGGCATTGAAACAGATTAAGAACCCTGCTTCGGGACGAGGCCTGAGCGTTGTTTCCGGAAAGATCGTAGAGAAGGAAAGTGTACGGAAAAAGATTTAA
- a CDS encoding carbohydrate ABC transporter permease — MTAAKLKKGILVVLKYFTLILGAFVSILPLVVCVITAFKSPEEYASTNVMTLPKSWTYVENFIQAWKQANMGVAFRNSFIILVFVLAGSILTGSMIAYVLSRFKFKGNGLIRNLFLFASLLPGIAMQVSVYQIMYTIGWINFLPGYIIMMCGTDIISIYIFIQFFENISTALDESAIMDGCTYFGVFFRILFPLLKPAIITVMILKGVGVYNEYYNANLYLQDKNHLVTVATSLFKFTGPLGNQYNYICAGVIITMLPALIVFILCQKQIYSGLTQGAVKG, encoded by the coding sequence ATGACAGCAGCGAAATTAAAAAAAGGAATCCTGGTTGTGTTAAAGTATTTCACTTTGATCCTGGGTGCATTTGTGTCAATACTTCCGCTGGTTGTGTGTGTGATCACAGCGTTTAAAAGTCCGGAAGAGTATGCTTCCACCAATGTTATGACACTTCCCAAGAGCTGGACATATGTTGAAAACTTTATCCAGGCATGGAAACAGGCAAACATGGGTGTTGCTTTCAGAAACTCTTTTATCATCCTGGTATTTGTACTGGCCGGTTCTATCCTGACAGGCTCTATGATCGCATATGTACTGAGCCGTTTTAAATTCAAAGGAAACGGACTGATCAGAAATCTGTTCCTTTTTGCATCCCTGCTTCCAGGTATTGCCATGCAGGTATCTGTATATCAGATCATGTACACCATTGGATGGATCAACTTCCTTCCTGGATACATCATAATGATGTGCGGAACAGATATTATATCTATTTACATATTTATCCAGTTCTTTGAAAATATCTCCACTGCACTGGATGAATCAGCAATCATGGATGGATGTACCTACTTTGGTGTATTCTTCCGAATTTTATTCCCGCTGCTGAAACCGGCGATCATAACAGTTATGATCCTGAAGGGTGTTGGCGTATATAACGAATACTATAATGCGAACCTTTACCTGCAGGACAAAAACCATCTGGTTACAGTAGCTACTTCACTTTTTAAATTTACAGGACCGCTGGGAAATCAGTACAACTATATCTGCGCAGGCGTCATTATCACTATGCTTCCGGCTCTGATCGTGTTTATTCTCTGCCAGAAACAGATTTACAGTGGACTGACACAGGGTGCTGTAAAAGGCTGA
- a CDS encoding metallophosphoesterase family protein, with amino-acid sequence MKKIGIISDTHGLLRPEILEILKDCDCIIHAGDVNKPEILDTLRMMGSIYVVRGNNDKDWAEGIAKTLHFTIEGVKFFMTHNKKDVDWDLKDTQVVIFGHTHKYFEKMIDNRLWLNPGSCGPRRFDQEITMAVMTVDNGTYQWEKIAMIPGKEK; translated from the coding sequence ATGAAGAAAATAGGAATTATCTCAGACACTCACGGCCTGCTCAGACCGGAAATACTTGAAATTTTAAAAGACTGCGACTGCATTATCCACGCAGGTGATGTAAACAAACCGGAAATTCTTGATACGTTGCGCATGATGGGTTCCATCTATGTAGTCCGCGGAAATAATGACAAAGACTGGGCAGAGGGAATTGCGAAAACTTTACATTTCACCATAGAAGGCGTGAAATTTTTCATGACCCACAATAAAAAGGACGTAGACTGGGATTTAAAAGATACACAGGTGGTAATCTTCGGACACACCCATAAATATTTCGAAAAAATGATAGACAACCGTCTATGGCTTAACCCGGGAAGCTGCGGTCCCAGACGTTTCGACCAGGAAATCACCATGGCAGTAATGACAGTTGACAATGGAACTTATCAGTGGGAAAAAATTGCAATGATTCCGGGAAAGGAAAAGTGA
- a CDS encoding HD domain-containing protein — MDKLLDLTRDFDAAKAAFEAYLDEYDRTDDKIHLKIVHTYGVVDAAEDIARRMGLDEEDVQLAKVIGLLHDIGRFEQIRRFDSFEPGTMEHAVYGAQLLFGPEKMIRRFVKDDRFDSLICTAIEKHSDFKLEGITDERTLLHAKLIRDADKLDNCRVKLEESMETLLGVDEKGAGEGVIAPKVWESCMAKESVLSSDRVSKVDYWISYIAQYYDINFPETYEIMGEHDYVKRIKDRVPYALPETQEKMDILETELEKYMDERIRNKK; from the coding sequence ATGGATAAATTATTGGACTTAACAAGAGACTTTGATGCAGCGAAAGCTGCTTTTGAAGCATATCTGGATGAATATGACAGAACGGATGATAAGATTCATCTAAAAATTGTACATACTTATGGAGTAGTTGATGCAGCAGAGGACATTGCCCGCCGCATGGGACTTGATGAGGAAGATGTACAGCTGGCGAAAGTAATAGGATTGCTCCATGATATTGGCAGATTTGAACAGATCAGGAGATTTGACAGCTTTGAACCGGGAACTATGGAGCATGCAGTATATGGTGCACAGCTTCTGTTCGGACCGGAGAAAATGATTCGCAGATTTGTGAAGGATGACAGGTTTGACAGTCTGATCTGCACTGCGATTGAGAAGCACAGTGATTTTAAACTGGAAGGAATTACGGATGAGAGAACTCTGCTTCATGCAAAGTTAATCCGGGATGCAGACAAGCTGGATAATTGCAGGGTAAAGCTGGAAGAGTCCATGGAAACACTTCTGGGAGTGGATGAGAAGGGAGCAGGTGAAGGAGTGATCGCACCAAAGGTATGGGAATCCTGTATGGCAAAGGAATCTGTATTATCTTCAGACCGGGTTTCAAAAGTGGACTACTGGATTTCCTATATTGCACAGTATTATGACATCAATTTCCCGGAAACCTATGAGATTATGGGTGAACATGATTATGTGAAACGGATTAAGGACAGAGTTCCCTATGCATTGCCGGAAACACAGGAAAAGATGGATATTCTGGAGACTGAGCTGGAGAAATATATGGATGAGAGAATTCGAAACAAAAAATAA
- a CDS encoding ABC transporter substrate-binding protein produces MKTRMLRKAVATTVAATMVLSVPVYAKEDKKVTIDQIELGKDYTDIKADLKFLTHKTDIVDTVFKGYVEEFQKLYPNVNIEYEGITDYANDVAMRLSTGDWGDICMVPTTVDKDELENYFVSLGDKDSLSKIYESNMLNNFAFGDQVYGVPSMANVQGIVYNKAVFKEAGITELPKTPDEFLDDLQKIKDNTDAIPLYTNFAAGWTMTAWDAYIDGGATGDPDFVNNVLCKGKDPFSDRGDGTGPYAVYNTLYEAVSRGLTEDDPTTTDWEGSKGMLNNGQIGCMALGSWSVTQMQQAGDHADDIGYMTFPITVDGKQYAAAGPDYCYGINCNSSEDQQIAAMCYIKWLVEESGFSQSEGGLSIVTGSEYPEALKDMEGVELVVNNPAPEGEENLWNDINNDSELGINVSGAVPTEVVESAVTGDKTMDDLVQEWNEKWTSAQENNGITVD; encoded by the coding sequence ATGAAAACAAGAATGTTAAGAAAAGCTGTTGCAACAACAGTAGCTGCAACAATGGTTTTATCTGTTCCGGTTTATGCAAAAGAGGATAAGAAGGTAACAATTGACCAGATTGAACTTGGAAAAGATTACACAGATATCAAAGCTGACCTGAAGTTCCTTACACACAAGACAGATATTGTGGATACTGTATTCAAAGGATATGTGGAAGAGTTCCAGAAGCTGTATCCGAATGTAAACATTGAATATGAAGGAATCACAGATTATGCAAATGATGTTGCCATGCGTCTTTCAACAGGAGATTGGGGAGACATCTGTATGGTTCCTACTACGGTAGATAAAGATGAACTGGAAAATTATTTTGTAAGTTTAGGAGACAAAGATTCCCTTTCAAAAATCTATGAAAGTAATATGCTGAACAATTTTGCATTTGGCGACCAGGTTTATGGTGTTCCGTCCATGGCTAATGTACAGGGAATTGTTTACAACAAGGCAGTGTTTAAAGAAGCAGGAATTACAGAGCTTCCAAAAACACCGGATGAGTTCCTTGATGATCTTCAGAAAATCAAAGATAACACAGACGCGATCCCGCTGTATACAAACTTTGCAGCAGGCTGGACTATGACAGCATGGGATGCCTACATTGACGGCGGTGCAACAGGTGATCCGGATTTCGTAAACAACGTCCTCTGTAAAGGAAAAGATCCATTCTCTGACAGAGGAGACGGAACTGGCCCATATGCTGTTTACAATACACTTTATGAAGCTGTAAGCAGAGGTCTTACAGAGGATGATCCGACAACAACTGACTGGGAAGGAAGCAAAGGTATGCTTAATAACGGTCAGATCGGATGCATGGCACTTGGCTCCTGGTCTGTAACACAGATGCAGCAGGCCGGCGATCATGCAGATGATATCGGATATATGACATTCCCGATTACAGTAGATGGCAAACAGTATGCAGCAGCAGGTCCTGACTACTGCTACGGAATTAACTGCAACAGCTCTGAAGATCAGCAGATCGCAGCAATGTGCTACATAAAATGGCTGGTAGAAGAATCCGGATTTTCTCAGAGTGAGGGTGGTCTTTCTATTGTAACAGGCAGTGAATATCCTGAAGCTTTAAAGGATATGGAAGGTGTAGAGCTTGTTGTTAACAATCCTGCTCCGGAAGGGGAAGAGAACTTATGGAATGATATCAACAATGATTCTGAGCTTGGTATTAATGTATCTGGTGCTGTTCCTACTGAAGTTGTAGAGTCTGCAGTTACAGGAGACAAGACAATGGATGATCTGGTACAGGAATGGAATGAAAAGTGGACATCTGCACAGGAAAATAACGGAATTACAGTTGATTAA
- a CDS encoding DUF5071 domain-containing protein, protein MQKWNEIRDEDSLKEFMERVSFFHDSCIKEMHYLSGAYVNENMDMYPVNDRRILRVIIQRQYEEDSMIEMEFQGLKYLKLFPADEHYTCEILGSNIILKEDRVIWSDCEDKTDLEDGDTGTLVCASKLRWRPISGCMGEKEFLKDVDINHILDMLNWNNSAEIQAEGRRLAEHINCLSIFMQPMGERYNKNIWENCALILSGKKDALLEPYLPELLDWIRDLNWPGAMIILERLKRFRNYEWLSCTMKEKIKIAYVLNAEQWLDNLFELFTQEELKGYLEDEYCQRLYEEYLNDTNPEKEEKYSLEECKKEWELT, encoded by the coding sequence ATGCAGAAGTGGAATGAAATTAGAGATGAGGATTCACTGAAGGAATTTATGGAAAGAGTGTCATTTTTTCATGATAGTTGCATCAAAGAGATGCATTATCTGAGCGGTGCATATGTTAATGAAAATATGGATATGTATCCTGTAAACGATCGCAGGATCCTGAGAGTAATTATACAACGGCAGTATGAAGAAGATTCAATGATTGAAATGGAATTTCAGGGATTAAAATACTTAAAATTATTTCCGGCAGATGAGCATTATACATGCGAAATCCTTGGCTCCAATATAATTCTGAAAGAGGATCGTGTGATCTGGAGTGACTGCGAAGATAAGACAGATCTGGAAGATGGAGATACAGGAACTTTGGTATGTGCATCTAAACTTCGATGGCGTCCGATTTCCGGATGTATGGGAGAAAAGGAATTTCTTAAAGATGTGGATATAAATCATATTCTGGATATGCTGAACTGGAATAATTCCGCAGAAATTCAGGCAGAGGGGCGTCGGTTAGCGGAACATATTAATTGTTTAAGCATTTTTATGCAGCCGATGGGTGAGCGGTACAATAAAAACATATGGGAAAATTGTGCGCTTATTTTGAGCGGAAAGAAAGACGCTTTATTAGAACCATATTTGCCCGAATTACTGGACTGGATTCGAGACTTAAACTGGCCGGGAGCAATGATTATTCTGGAAAGACTGAAGAGATTTCGGAATTATGAATGGTTAAGCTGTACGATGAAAGAAAAGATTAAGATAGCCTATGTGCTGAATGCGGAACAATGGCTGGATAATCTATTTGAATTGTTCACACAGGAAGAATTGAAAGGGTATTTAGAGGATGAATACTGTCAGAGGCTTTATGAAGAATATCTGAATGATACAAATCCGGAGAAAGAGGAAAAATATTCTCTGGAGGAATGTAAAAAGGAGTGGGAGCTTACTTAA